A section of the Cydia splendana chromosome 1, ilCydSple1.2, whole genome shotgun sequence genome encodes:
- the LOC134790178 gene encoding fatty acid synthase-like, whose protein sequence is MAPTPQELPNDLGEAPRERSEGLDGNRVVISGVSGTYPQSHHIMELSDILYNKVNPAEEKKPRWNYNHPEVPQHVGLIPDLDTFDAQFFRVHYHLGVNLDPMCRKILEHAYQAIYDAGVNPSQLSGKKVGVYIGSCLSETEKALFYNIVFAGRTGFSIAGCSKTMFANRVSYWLNAKGPSLAIDGGCCSSAVALEQAYQALTRGDCEAAVVGGCNLCMHPQTSIHFSRNITLCKDGRTKSYDQAADGCVKSEAICVLFLQKAKDAFRIYADVVFVKTAYASVESTGSFKRKPEEMTTFLDKFYEEIKVSPRDVEFVEGFGAADFETDKTELDAIDKVFCRSRREPLYVGSIMSNVGYCDSATGIMGVTKVLLGYHTGRLAGNLHCERPRDDVEALREGRIKILTDHKPTARTYVAINGLSLTGVNSHILLHGYSKPKDLTKYHSDIPRLVLISGRTDSAVQNMINNLKSRPIDAEELALIQNIHSYKINGHLGRGYTILGTDNESKTTSLVEKAEYFDGAERPLWFVYSGMGSQWAGMGTQLMRLPIFAAAIERCRRVLEPRGIDIIHIITSPDKTIYDNILHSFVGIAAVQIGLTDILLQMGLVPDKIIGHSVGELGCAYADGCLTAEEMILSAYSRGLVSVETPFIYGSMAAVGIGFTEVSKMCPPEIEVACHNAADSSTISGPAEIMGQFVAQLTTNGIFAKEVPCSNIAYHSRYIAEAGPGLLKYLKEVIKTPKLRSERWVSTSVPQDRWNEETAKYSSAEYHTNNLLNSVLFEETARLIPKNAVLVEVAPHGLLQAILKRAMPTCAHVPLTRRGHPDNSRFLLEAIGQLFMEGYYPDIRPLYPKVEFPVSTGTPHLSHLVEWAHQQKWHLALYANPERKSASTCTFKITLHDAEYAYLRGHQIGGKTLFPFSSALVCAWDTVAMVARAPRRGNPVEFRDVELYSQPTLHDLRLLRLTVALHRGNGRFEIDDGITKVASGFIVLKNTVTSESTEYEELKEDVLKTEEIYQILNERGYMYRDEFQAIREVNGSYSAGRVSWTGRWEPLLDALLQINIIRQPYDYVSRPAFIRAITINTDLHTKLIQMNKDLKFKVCAVQDHTRCGGVTLKGIKFRHIAKPDAGSFVFDTSKFDNRYQAQNVFNDKSGYNSQDEKMLQSMRVGDLNSLHWVTAPASESNGISVKVHFAGLNVCDILIANEPFVNKQTNCEGYYGMDFSGILQNGSRVMGLLRGGSARSHVRARPELLWPVPAHWTLEDAATVPLPFAHALYCLAIKTELLPRMKVLVSGGAGATGQAIIAMALYLDCRVFVVVGDAAKKTFLMKMFPKLDAEDIICCRDDAFMNRVLAATDGRGCEYAICGRGDHKDAYLRCCTDFGYTLDIHQLKNNEMYSFKMGALTKERSYIRIDFSSLFLHNDIETFKKLQQLMAEGISGGWVRPLSRVVYAPSDATRAFRLLARSGHRGRVMLRVHDSPTSLAEPRLTCSKAHCQLVIGDSPGLTMCLASRLVQRGARTLHLQLAHTGPRLSRQLLSWQKLGVNAITTSLDLAQNDCASNLLKLSSGLGPVEGIFVVMAEQQTGQTQALYKSLLANLDAETRKVCPSIKYFAVIGVNTSVGESICVSRAAYQLPAMMLSISLDDTKVEGILPTSYGVIVNAIEEGLQTMQPVIFAQHPSDSKGSLTYQIEKIAGITISENTPNSQTLQDFGLTADKIQALRVFLDNQNITITENEVQMLTIEQLREIDAMSQETDYAPVRGLSAFFPFADSDELLATIDTVVMPTLTQGSDMRDDEFNASEACLYIVPGLLGLHQRYRELCERLQLAAVVLQPGLDHPDETLQEMTARYVTMFLKKRGGTNKFYLLGHEIGVLSVLEMAAKLEDHGMTGTVFCLGGGPEQFLDELERQLLVACAGAIDSQSVLQQAVARHMCALMGVASAQLDAALREAPTWQQKVDVSVRALRGHVAHSTQYARLLIEAAYARVMQALRYKRPSPRALESRIVVLRSPTPVVSPLELQRYSRMPLIVHDLRSPPAHATNDLRAAAIINRYLDEETKQCFASKTLCHTYLMNPESFIGIGDFEEDSEINI, encoded by the exons ATGGCTCCGACACCACAAGAACTCCCGAACGATCTCGGTGAGGCGCCGCGCGAGCGCAGCGAGGGCCTAGATGGAAACCGAGTAGTGATCTCCGGCGTGTCGGGTACCTATCCGCAATCACATCACATCATGGAGCTCTCCGATATTCTCTACAACAAG GTGAACCCTGCCGAGGAAAAGAAACCTCGATGGAACTACAACCACCCAGAAGTTCCACAGCACGTGGGCTTGATCCCCGATCTGGACACGTTCGACGCTCAGTTTTTCAGAGTACATTATCACCTCGGGGTAAACTTGGATCCGATGTGCCGAAAAATTCTTGAACATGCTTACCAAGCTATTTACGATGCAG GAGTAAACCCCAGTCAGTTGTCCGGGAAGAAAGTTGGTGTTTATATCGGAAGTTGCTTATCTGAAACTGAGAaagctttgttttataatatagtTTTTGCAGGCAGGACTGGCTTTAGTATAGCAGG ATGCAGCAAGACAATGTTCGCCAACCGGGTGTCGTACTGGCTGAACGCAAAGGGGCCCTCGCTGGCTATCGACGGCGGGTGCTGTAGCTCAGCAGTGGCTCTAGAGCAAGCTTACCAGGCGTTGACGCGAGGCGATTGCGAAGCAGCCGTCGTTGGAGGCTGCAACTTGTGCATGCACCCGCAGACTTCCATACACTTCAGCAG AAATATAACATTATGTAAGGATGGACGAACAAAATCCTACGATCAAGCAGCTGATGGATGCGTGAAATCTGAAGCTATTTGCGTGCTTTTCTTACAAAAAGCTAAGGATGCTTTCAG AATTTATGCcgatgttgtttttgtaaaaacaGCGTATGCATCTGTTGAAAGCACTGGCAGTTTTAAGCGGAAACCTGAAGAAATGACGACATTTCTAGATAAGTTCTATGAAGAAATAAAAGTGTCGCCAAGGGATGTAGAATTTGTTGAAGGTTTTGGAGCAG CCGATTTTGAAACTGACAAGACAGAACTGGATGCGATAGATAAAGTTTTTTGTCGAAGTCGCCGCGAGCCGCTGTACGTTGGCAGTATCATGTCCAATGTGGGCTATTGCGACTCCGCCACGGGTATAATGGGAGTAACCAAG GTGCTTCTGGGGTACCACACGGGACGGTTGGCGGGTAACCTGCACTGCGAGCGACCCCGCGATGACGTGGAGGCGTTGCGAGAAGGCCGCATCAAAATCTTGACCGACCATAAGCCGACTGCAAGGACCTATGTTGCAATCAACGGTTTGTCTTTGACCGGTGTCAATTCTCACATACTTTTACATGGATATTCCAAGCCTAAG gaTTTGACAAAATATCACAGCGATATTCCACGATTGGTCTTAATTTCGGGTCGAACGGATTCAGCTGTGCAAAATATGATCAATAATTTAAAATCAAGACCTATAGACGCTGAGGAGTTAGCTTTGATTCAAAATATCCACTCTTACAAAATAAATGGCCATCTTGGTAGAGGATATACCATTTTAG GAACAGACAATGAATCGAAAACCACGAGCCTGGTTGAAAAGGCAGAGTATTTCGACGGCGCTGAACGGCCGCTATGGTTCGTGTACAGCGGCATGGGCTCACAGTGGGCTGGCATGGGAACACAACTAATGCGCTTACCAATATTTGCTGCTGCCATAGAAcg TTGTCGACGAGTATTGGAACCAAGAGGCATCGATATTATCCATATCATAACGTCGCCCGACAAAACGATTTACGACAATATTCTACATTCGTTCGTTGGAATTGCTGCTGTCCAGATTGGTTTGACCGATATCCTCTTACAAATGGGTTTGGTCCCGGATAAAATTATAG GACACAGCGTAGGTGAGCTGGGGTGCGCGTACGCTGATGGCTGCCTTACGGCCGAGGAGATGATCTTGTCAGCGTACAGCCGCGGGCTTGTCTCTGTGGAAACCCCCTTTATATACGGCTCCATGGCTGCCGTTGGCATAGGGTTTACAGAA GTGTCTAAGATGTGTCCACCGGAGATAGAAGTAGCCTGCCACAATGCGGCTGATTCCAGTACCATTTCAGGCCCGGCAGAAATTATGGGTCAATTTGTTGCTCAGTTGACCACTAACGGGATTTTCGCAAAGGAAGTTCCATGCTCTAATATAGCATACCATTCACGATATATCGCCGAAGCAG GGCCTGGACTCCTAAAATACTTGAAAGAAGTAATTAAAACTCCCAAACTTCGCAGTGAGCGTTGGGTATCAACTTCTGTACCACAGGACAGATGGAACGAAGAGACGGCCAAGTATTCTTCGGCCGAGTACCATACTAATAATCTTCTG AATTCAGTGCTTTTTGAGGAAACTGCGCGACTGATTCCAAAGAACGCGGTGCTGGTGGAAGTGGCACCACACGGACTACTGCAGGCTATTCTTAAGCGCGCGATGCCCACCTGTGCGCATGTGCCGTTAACGCGCCGTGGGCACCCTGATAATTCTCGCTTCCTACTTGAAGCTATTGGACA GTTGTTCATGGAAGGATATTATCCAGATATACGTCCTTTATACCCAAAAGTCGAATTTCCTGTCTCAACTGGGACCCCTCATCTGTCACACTTAGTGGAATGGGCTCATCAACAAAaatg GCATTTGGCGTTATATGCAAATCCCGAAAGAAAATCTGCTTCAACATGCACTTTCAAGATAACTCTACACGATGCTGAATATGCTTACTTACGAGGTCACCAAATAGGAG GTAAGACGTTGTTCCCATTTTCTTCCGCATTGGTGTGCGCATGGGACACGGTCGCAATGGTTGCGCGAGCGCCGCGGCGGGGAAATCCTGTGGAGTTCCGAGACGTGGAGTTGTATTCGCAGCCAACTCTGCATGACTTGCGCCTGCTACGGCTTACTGTGGCATTGCACCGCGGGAATGGACGGTTTGAG ATCGATGATGGAATCACAAAAGTAGCTTCAGGTTTTATAGTTTTGAAGAACACTGTTACGTCAGAGAGTACTGAATACGAAGAATTAAAGGAAGACGTGTTAAAGACGGAGGAAATATatcaaattttaaatgaaagGGGCTACATGTACCG GGATGAATTCCAAGCCATACGTGAAGTGAACGGGTCATATTCTGCGGGTCGCGTATCATGGACTGGTCGCTGGGAGCCATTATTAGATGCTCTGCTGCAGATCAACATAATCCGTCAGCCATACGACTACGTCTCGCGGCCTGCTTTCATCAGAGCCATCACAATCAACACAGATTTGCACACGAAATTAATACAAATGAATAAGGATTTGAAATTCAAAGTGTGCGCGGTACAGGACCATACCAG GTGCGGTGGTGTTACATTGAAAGGTATCAAATTTCGTCATATTGCTAAACCAGACGCCGGTTCTTTTGTGTTCGACACATCCAAGTTTGACAATAGATATCAAGCTCAAAATGTTTTCAAT gaTAAAAGTGGATATAACAGTCAAGATGAGAAAATGTTACAGAGCATGAGAGTTGGTGACCTAAACTCTTTACACTGGGTGACAGCCCCGGCATCCGAAAGTAATGGGATCTCGGTAAAG GTGCATTTCGCTGGACTGAACGTTTGCGACATATTGATAGCGAATGAACCATTTGttaataaacaaacaaattgcGAAGGTTATTATGGAATGGATTTTAGTGGAATATTACAAAA CGGGTCTCGTGTGATGGGCCTTTTGCGCGGTGGCTCGGCTCGCTCGCATGTGCGCGCGCGCCCCGAGTTGTTGTGGCCGGTGCCTGCGCATTGGACACTCGAGGACGCTGCCACTGTACCGTTACCCTTCGCGCACGCACTTTACTGCCTT GCCATCAAAACGGAGCTGCTGCCCCGCATGAAGGTCCTTGTGAGCGGTGGCGCTGGCGCAACAGGACAGGCCATTATTGCAATGGCGCTTTATTTGGACTGTCGCGTATTTGTGGTCGTTGGTGATGCTGCTAAGAAAACATTCTTAATGAAAATGTTTCCTAAATTGGATG CTGAAGATATAATCTGTTGTCGAGACGATGCGTTCATGAATCGTGTGCTAGCTGCCACTGACGGACGGGGCTGCGAATATGCTATATGCGGTAGAGGTGATCACAAAGAT GCCTATCTTCGATGCTGTACTGATTTTGGGTACACATTGGATATTCATCAactaaaaaataatgaaatgtaTTCGTTCAAAATGGGTGCATTGACCAAAGAAAGATCTTACATTCGTATAGACTTTTCCAGTCTTTTTCTGCATAACGACATCGAAACTTTCAAG AAGCTGCAACAGTTGATGGCGGAGGGTATCAGCGGAGGCTGGGTGCGTCCGCTGTCACGTGTTGTGTACGCGCCCTCCGACGCTACGCGCGCTTTTCGCTTGCTCGCGCGGAGCGGACACCGCGGTCGCGTTATGCTGCGCGTCCACGACTCGCCGACATCACTCGCGGAGCCCAG ACTAACATGCTCAAAAGCACACTGCCAGCTGGTGATAGGCGACTCGCCGGGGCTCACCATGTGCCTTGCCTCGCGGCTGGTGCAACGAGGCGCACGCACGCTCCATCTGCAGCTCGCCCATACTGGACCACGTCTCAGTAGACAACTGCT ATCCTGGCAAAAATTGGGCGTAAATGCTATAACGACCTCGTTAGACCTCGCGCAGAACGACTGCGCGTCAAACCTGCTGAAACTAAGTTCAGGCCTGGGTCCAGTTGAGGGCATATTTGTAGTGATGGCGGAACAACAGACTGGTCAGACACAAGCCCTCTATAAGTCCCTTTTGGCTAATTTGGATGCAGAGACTAGAAAAGTGTGCCCCTCTATCAA GTACTTCGCAGTGATTGGTGTCAATACCTCTGTAGGAGAAAGTATTTGTGTCTCAAGGGCAGCATATCAGTTACCGGCAATGATGCTTTCCATATCATTGGATGATACAAAG GTTGAAGGTATTTTGCCAACGAGTTACGGTGTCATTGTTAATGCAATAGAGGAGGGTTTGCAGACAATGCAACCTGTGATCTTTGCTCAGCATCCCTCTGATAGCAAAGGTTCTCTTACATACCAAATAGAAAAAATAGCTG GTATCACCATATCAGAAAATACTCCAAATAGCCAAACGTTGCAAGATTTTGGCTTAACTGCAGATAAAATTCAAGCCCTTAGGGTATTTTTAGACAACCAGAATATAACAATCACTGAAAATGAAGTGCAAATGTTAACTATAGAACA ATTACGGGAAATTGATGCCATGTCACAAGAAACAGATTACGCGCCTGTCCGCGGCTTAAGTGCTTTCTTTCCCTTCGCTGATTCTGATGAACTCTTAGCCACGATTGACACAGTGGTAATGCCCACACTTACACAAGGAAGCGATATG aGAGATGACGAGTTCAACGCTTCCGAAGCGTGCCTGTACATAGTGCCGGGACTGCTAGGTCTACACCAGCGGTACCGCGAGCTATGTGAACGCTTGCAGCTAGCCGCGGTCGTGCTGCAACCCGGACTTGACCATCCCGATGAAACTCTCCAGGAGATGACGGCTAGATATGTCACG ATGTTTCTAAAGAAAAGAGGTGGGACCAATAAATTCTACTTATTGGGTCACGAGATAGGTGTACTGTCAGTTCTCGAGATGGCCGCCAAATTGGAAGATcacg GTATGACGGGCACGGTGTTCTGCCTGGGCGGCGGGCCGGAGCAATTTTTAGACGAGCTGGAGCGGCAGCTACTTGTGGCGTGTGCTGGCGCAATCGACTCGCAGTCGGTTCTCCAACAAGCAGTTGCCCGTCACATGTGTGCGCTCATGGGCGTCGCGTCAGCTCAGTTGGATGCCGCGCTACGTGAAGCGCCAACATGGCAACAGAAGGTAGACGTGAGCGTGCGCGCGTTACGAGGGCACGTAGCTCACTCAACGCAGTATGCGCGCTTGCTTATAGAGGCAGCGTATGCACGAGTGATGCAGGCGTTGCGGTACAAACGGCCATCACCACGCGCACTTGAATCCCGCATTGTAGTCCTGCGCTCACCCACGCCTGTTGTCAGCCCGCTCGAACTTCAGCGCTACTCGCGCATGCCTCTCATTGTGCACGACCTGCGCTCGCCGCCCGCACATGCAACCAACGACTTACGTGCCGCTGCCATCATCAACCGCTATCTCGACGAGGAAACAAAGCAATGCTTTGCTAGCAAAACGCTCTGCCATACCTACTTGATGAATCCTGAATCGTTTATTGGTATTGGTGACTTTGAGGAAGATAGCGAGATAAACATCTAG
- the LOC134798256 gene encoding uncharacterized protein LOC134798256: MSRHPPACAEVLLGAPAASDGLAGARGIAGDFTSSVCAARFKSSSVICAALHRFFIRDRRDLSRCPVLFAMSSQQLIANELLAFVQNAVDTMDEVSIRQICKSSFSEDDICSGKALLFQTLGKTDQMPSRRRDGGVKSLQDIIKLFKETDPDDVPAFVAKRLDRLPPVTFDHVDVTRLLKDITFLKTSLAEVQAKLEVSNNTISELRSELALLRSAHSECRSDTSNISVCHVAQNVSIGGFEPANLDASAIAEQATADPRPAARPSMSPETRTSRESTLTPKRSYASTAAKPPAVSKPKQRPKKGVQSLRDPVHKDQSQPTLRESRCDEDGFKKVEKRRKPARQNQCGTAPTGANHMLRPATPSTLLYVSRLHYLTKVDDIVKYVKTKTGFILRVAKLESRHNANFNSFVVSVPTDHLATFTKEEFWPKGVKFRRFRGRLPDTAGLRNASQP, encoded by the exons ATgtcgcggcatcccccggcctgcgccgaagtgctccttggtgcgccggccgccagcgaCGGATTGGCGGGCGCTCGCGGTATCgcgggggattttacctcgtcggtgtgcgctgcgcggtttaaatcctcctcggtgatctgcgctgcgctccacCGGTTT tttattcgtgATCGGCGTGACTTAAGTCGCTGCCCCGTACTTTTCGCGATGAGTTCGCAACAACTCATAGCGAATGAATTACTGGCGTTTGTACAGAACGCCGTAGACACCATGGATGAAGTCAGCATCAGGCAGATCTGCAAATCAAGTTTCAGTGAAGACGACATTTGCAGTGGCAAGGCGCTGCTCTTCCAGACGCTCGGCAAAACTGACCAGATGCCATCCCGTCGGAGGGATGGTGGCGTGAAGAGTCTCCAGGACATAATAAAACTGTTCAAGGAGACCGATCCAGACGACGTGCCTGCCTTCGTTGCGAAGCGGCTAGACCGGTTACCGCCGGTTACCTTTGATCACGTCGACGTCACCAGGCTGCTGAAGGACATAACATTCCTGAAGACGAGTCTGGCAGAAGTACAGGCTAAGTTAGAGGTATCTAATAATACCATCAGTGAGCTACGTTCCGAATTGGCGTTATTACGTAGCGCACATTCGGAATGTAGGTCAGATACCTCTAACATATCCGTGTGTCACGTTGCGCAGAATGTGTCCATCGGCGGTTTTGAACCCGCGAATTTGGATGCGTCGGCAATTGCTGAGCAGGCGACAGCCGACCCGCGCCCCGCCGCCCGCCCGTCTATGTCACCGgagacgcgcacgtcacgcgagAGTACGTTAACCCCGAAACGTTCCTACGCTAGTACTGCCGCTAAGCCGCCTGCTGTGTCCAAGCCTAAGCAGCGGCCGAAGAAAGGGGTGCAGAGCCTTCGTGATCCTGTTCACAAGGACCAATCACAGCCGACTCTAAGGGAGTCGCGATGTGACGAGGACGGTTTCAAGAAGGTGGAGAAGAGAAGAAAACCGGCTCGTCAGAATCAGTGTggtaccgcaccgactggaGCGAACCATAtgctgcgtcctgcaacaccgtCGACGCTGCTATATGTGTCCCGTCTAcattaccttacgaaggtcgatgacatcgtaaagtatgtgaaaacgaagaccggattcatcctgagggtcgcaaagttggaatctcgacacaatgcgaattttaattcgtttgtggtgagcgttccgactgaccatctagcgaccttcaccaaggaggagttttggccgaagggtgtcaagtttcggcggttccgcggccggctccctgacactgcggggttgcgtaatgcatcgcagccataa